The Melanotaenia boesemani isolate fMelBoe1 chromosome 17, fMelBoe1.pri, whole genome shotgun sequence genome segment AAGTTTTCCTGTAGAGGTGACCATGCCTCTTCGTTCTCATTgtttggcaaaataaaacagggtGGAGAAAGCATATTGACTGTCAGTATAAATAGTCACAactttgtttttagcttttatgCATGCTCTGGCGTACTGTAGCACGCAGTCAACTGAGGCTGTATCCCATTcaacaaaatgtttctttacCCATGAGGACACAGCAGGGGTCATTCTATCTAACAGAGCTGTTTTAAGCTGTTGCTGGTATGGGCCCTTCTCTTCAGTATCATATAGGATGCCACTGTGTATTTTGAATTCTTTCTCAAAGCATATGCGGAAATCATCCACATCCTCATTTGGCTTCTGTTTTATTGCTGCAAGATGGCTGTAGTTGGCCATTTTCTTAAAGGTAGTATGCACACGGCCAAAAAGAGAGTCTAGCTGAGTTTTGTAGGTTCCTGTTAAGGTTCCATCTCCAGGATAGGGGCAAACTGCTCCTGCTACATCTCTGCCTGTATAatctcctctcactctgccccaGTCTTTCCCCAGGGAGGACATCATAGCTTCCCCGGCCTCGTGAGCATTCAGTCTATAAGAGTGAATTATATCAGTTATGTCTTGGACCCAGTCAACAGGATTCTCACGAGTTGGGGTCACACCTGCTACTGCTTTAGCAGCTTCTTCAAGTGTCCAGGGGTGGAACACTTACATGTGGGTCAAATGGTGGTGGATCAGTAAGAGATGCAAGTGGGGACGAGGTCGGGGTCAGAGTAGGTGATGGACCACCTCTTCAAGGAGTTCCCAGGGTGGCTGAGGCAGCGCCACCCGTGGGACCTGGTGGGGGCTGAACTGGTTGTTTCCGTCTTCTGCAGCACATGTGACTCGTTGTCACCAGGCTTTACAAAAGCTGCCATAGCAGCTTCTTcgtccttctttctttctttagactgTCTAatacagggctactcaattcggtcctacgagggccgcaatccagcaggttttccatgtatccctgcaccaacacacctgagtcaaattaatgagttattgtgtagggcaaggcaaggcaaggcaaatttatttgtatagcacatttcatgtacaagacaattcaaagtgctttacataaaacatttcagcagggtgcagaaagcaataataaagggaaaaaaaacagataaaatgcaagaaataaaatttcagtgtggggaaagacaataaaataataaattacattaaaatgattaaaagaaagataagttaaaaaaaaaaaaaagttaccgtgcagatttcatgagaaaagaaatgtttttaacctggatttaaaaatgtctacatttggggaaagtttaatctccactggcagtttgttccacttgtttgcagcataacagctaaatgctgcttctccatgtttagtctggactctggcctggactagttgaccagagtctttggatctaagagctctgctaggtttatattctctgaacatgtcacagatgtattctgagcctaaaccattctgggatttgtaaacgatcagaagggttttaaaatctattctgtgactgactggaagccagtataaagattttaaaactggtgtgatgtgttcagatcccttcgtcctggttaaaactctagcagcagtgttctggatgagctgcagatgtttaatgctctttttaggaagtcctgtaaTCCAGCctgctggagatgaatgcatggatgagtttctcttggtctttctgggagactaaacttttaattttgttgatgtttctgagctggtaaaaagcttcttagtgaagctttgatgtggctgctgaaagtcaggtctgagtctatcaacactccaaggttacgaacttggtcggtgattttaagagcccgagtctccaggtgtttaccagtgctgaccctcttctctttgctaccaaacctggtagaacctgattggctgttagagccacctaatttgattcaggtgtgttggtgcagggatacatggaaaacctgctggattgcggccctcgtaggactgaacTGAGTAGTCCTGGTCTAATATTATCCATGCAAATCTTTGACTCCTCTAACCATCTTCATCCCCATATTTGGGGACCCATTTTTCCAGAAACTTAACGTTATCTGGATTCCTCTGATTCATGTACTTCACATCGCCCTCTAACGCGACTGAAGACTCACTGTTTCCCATATTGGGTCTGCGTTGTGTTATGAAACTATGATGTTAATCTCGAGAGGTAAATTGATCTACTTCACCAGGCCACTGGCTTATGTTAACACTGTCAGGTTTCCACCAGTGCGATGCTTCAGTCAAATCTACTTCGAGCACTCACTCTCAcagtcactcactcactcactcacacttCTGCCTAGGCTCTGTCCCTGTGCCTTCTTTCAGACACTTTACCTTTAACACTGCTCCCAAGGGTTTTCTGGCGTGCGTATTTTCACTGCTCCCAGAAAATTTCTGGCGTGTTCTATAGTGCTGCTCCCAGAATTAGTCTGGCGCACTAAGTGACTGCTCCCAAGAAAAAACTTGACGTATATAGCACTGCTCCCAGGAACCACTTGGCGTGTATTACCAACACTGCCCCAGATTTAGTCTGGCGTGTTATAACAAAGACTGCTACCAGGTTTAACCTGGTGTCACTCTTTTGCTTATACTCACTCCTGGTTCGGTACTCACTCCTGCAGAACAGGCAAGACTGTGAGTCATTACACAAATTTAAAAGAGGAACTTTAAGATGTCAACACATCTGCtttaacagaagcagaagaataaaTGCAGAATAAGTTTTGGCTATGCTCCAACTAATGAATGAGAAAATCTCAAAGGGGGGAGAAATGATCCGCTCCTCTTACTACATTCGGACCAACTTGGTGCACCGAATGCAGGGGTCCTCTACTTGCTGAATCGATGCCAGAAAGACGCGGTTAAGTGGTCACGTGTGATACAATAAATCAACATCAGCTGACATCCAGCGCTCTGTTTCTATTTTAGCATTAGCTAtaggatgttttcttttttctaactttttcccctcaaataattgttaaaattatgtgtgtaaaaattgtgttaaacatgtattttacaGCACGGTGTATTTGCAAACTAGCATTGTATTTCTGTTGTTTCGTGGAGGCTTGACTTTGCAAGATGTTGCTTTTTTCATAATTCACACCAAGTGCTATGATGGTAACTTCACATGTTAGCTACATTGgccaatttttatttaattatttattgctatgtgtttttttttttttttgtttgtttgtttgttttttaaaatagaatGTGAAAATGCGTGCTGTATCAGTAGTTTAGGAAGTTATTTAAGAATAACCACAAATATTGTTGACCTCATAGCATATATTTGCCAAAGTCATATTTAGGCTAAATTACGAGATTTGTTTATACTCTCCTGATCCGCTGATCGACGGTGCAGCACTGCCTATAAAACCTTCAAATATGACTTAGGCAATTATtctatgaaaataattaaatgtaactTGCACAAATTTCCTTTGCCACAGTATTTGCTTGATTTACAATCGATTTCAAGGTCTACGGTCTATTCGTCTTGTGTTTGGCTGGTTTGCGCGAAATACTTCAGCATATGAACTAGACATGTTAGTGGTTTAtgaactgctgctgtttgtttttcttccccaTTTGCCCACTAaccttttcttctgttgtgtttgtgtagtGTAAATTAATTCTGCAAAATGAAAGCTAATGCAGCGATGATGTAAAAGCGTCAATAAcccattttttcccttttaagcCAATTTGTTCTTAAGCAAAGTTAATCAATTAATGTAATTGAGAATGCAATAGATCAGCTTTGTATGTGACTGTCAATTAAATGGAAGGTATTCACAGATGTCTGATTTATCAAGCATGTAATTAAGGCTTTGCAGTGCTTGACATCGAACATTCCACAATTCCAGACATTGCACGTCTGTTGTGTGTCAGTGTAAGGACAATAAAGAGAAGACTTGCAGAACACAGCCTATCAGTGCAACAAGCTTTCAGCGACATCACAAGTGCAGACCTGCAAGATATTATTACTGCATATCTGGATACAAATACAAACTCTGGATACAGAATGGTGAATGGGTTCCTGAGAAGCATAGGTATCAGGTAAGGTTAGATGTGTGAACTGAGCAAcgtaattaaatttaaatttcttgacgttacacatttttatttatttggttccAGTATGGTCTGTACAGTGGTGTGGATGTTAGTGCTATCACTTTACAGCTATAAGGTTCCTGGTTTAAACTTTGGCTAgagtctttctgtgtggagttggcATGTTCTTCCTGTGTATGAGTTCTGGTATGCTTGCTTcctacaacataaaaaaaaaaaaaaaaaaaaagaaagaaaaaacatgcatgtcatGTTAGGCTAATGTGTGTTTCCAAAATCCTCTCTGGGAGTGAGTGGTAAGTCCTGTGATGTGCTGTCAACCCCACCACCCATAAATTACCTCTGTTCGTAAGCATAAACTGTAAGTGGTTTGGCTTGTTGAATATTTGGCATACATTTGGAAAGCTGAGATTCTTGGATTCAACTGATgcaaacattgtaaaatatgGTGACTGCAGTGTATGGATGGGCATTTtaagggatttttttaaagtcaagtaAGAAAGCCAGCTaagaatttaatattttgtggaCTAGTGGCATTTATTGTAAAACTGTgctaaatatgttaaaatgtcATTTGTGACTGCCTTCctctttttaagaaaatgctGTATTTTTCTAGTAACAAATACATCTGTGTTACATTCTGAATAATTgtggtgttttgtgtttttatcttaagAGTCTCTGAGTCCAGGCTGCGAGAGAACATGCAAGCTGTTGACCCCTTCGGGAATCTCCTTCGTGGTCTGTGCTTGAACCCTATTCAACAGCGGTCATATTCTGTCCCTGCCCCACTGTCATTGTGGCACATGGATGGGTATCACAAACTTATTCGGTAATTAACGTTTTAAAACGTTTGACCTACACTACCGCTCAAAAGTTTGGGATGACTTTTCCATTAAATCCAATGGAAAAGTGATCACAAATGTTTGAGTGGTAGTGTATTTTAAATTATCCATCCCTAAGTGATAGCGTTCTTATTTATTAGTATTGGTTCTACTtgttttagggttttttttccaGGTGGAGAATTGTTATTCATGGGTGTATAGATGGTTACAGCAGAAAGATAATATACCTCCATGCttctaacaacaacaaggcttCAACAGTTCACCAGGCCTTTATGGGAGCTGTCCAGCAGTTTGGTTTGCCACACTGTGTCCGCAGTGACAAGGGTGGTGAAAATGTCACAGTGGCCACATTTATGCTTGAACATCCGCTCCGTGGACCAGGTATCTATATTACACTCACTGTTCCCCACAGAACTTCACTCATTGAATTCTTGACTTAGTAATAAACAAAGTTATGATAAATACATAATTAAGTTGGGAAGTCTGCAAAGCTGCATTTGGTAGATTATTTGCATCCCTTATCTTGGAATAACAAACAGTGTGATAGCTGAAGATATTTCAGCAATGTTGCCATAACTTTCttgattttaaaactttatgaGAGCCCATTTGCAGCGCTTTGCCTGTTTTAAGATATACAAGTAAAACACCCAAGATGCATTCCTAAAGGGCAAGAGAGAAAATCTTAGTaggttgttttagtttttagtttgatAAAAATAGTTTTGTAAGTCAAAACAGCTGTCAGGTTCaacaatatttaatattttaaaaaagtttatgtttttaGGTTTACCACTGAAATTAAACCTGATGTAATCATTGCATGTCCATGAAGTCCTATATAAATCCAAGAGAGCTTCACAATCATTTATCAGCCATTATATGTCAGCCATTACAGGCTGATACAGATGGAGCATCAAACCCCGATTATCATCCagataaattaaacttttttttttctagctatTTTCAGGATTATCCCAGATCATGAAAATCTTGTCAAGTAATAAAATTGAGATGATATATAAgaggctgtgtgtttgtgttttgtttttaaataacatttattttattttcagagagCAGATGTTTCATCACAGGCTGGAGTGTTCATAATCAGGGGATAGAAAGGCTTTGGCGTGATCTGTTGCAGTCAGTAGCATGCAACTATCATGCAGTCTTTCAGTACCTAGAAACTACAAGTGCCCTGGATCCTGACAACAACATGCACCTGTTGTGCCTGCACTATGTAATGATGTCCAGAATCAAAGCCCACCTAAATGTCTTCAGGAGCACTTGGGACAGACACCATTTCCTCTCCTGACCAGCTGTGGATCTCTGGGCAGTTGACAAGTGAAGTGGAACCATCTCAACCAGTATGATCAACTTGTTATTTCTATAGGTTTTAGCTAGTGATGCCTTGACATGTTAAATGTGCTCTTTTGTTGTGATTCTGTAGATGATACATGTACTGTTGTTCCACACAGGTGAGCCTTGGTGAATGGGGGACTGAGTCGGAGCGACCTTTACCTGCCTCTGATCCCACTGCTGTACCAGAACACCAAGTCCCACAATCACATTATGTCAACAGAATATTAATGGACAGTATAAACCCCTTGGCAGTCAGCTCTTCTTTTGGGGCAGACATATACATGGAAGCACTAAGACTGGCTGAGTTTTAGATAATCCTATTTATGTGAGCCTGTCTTTGCACTGGTTCTGTGTCTAACTGGAGAAGATGTaactttttcctttatttggtCTGAAGCCCAGCCTCACTCCTTGCTTTCTCTATGTGATGCTGAGGACAAAGATGAGCTGTAAAGCTAACCAGAAGTAAATGTGCACAGCTCCAGCTGTATCTCTCCAcaatttacataatttatatCACAAATTGTGAAGATGCATAGCTTGCTGTAAGTTAACTATTTGGCTCCAGTAGAGAAAGTATCTCCTGCCCAATACTtaagcacttttttttgttactaATGCAGAGCGGAGTTAATCTATTCcttaaataaaattctttttacAGATCGTCTTTGGTGTCTTTCAGTCATGCGTATAGTTGTGGCACTTCATGTATAATGCTGTTCTTATGCCTTTTTATTGAAGACTGCATATTGTTGAATGGGTAAAtttctaaaataatctgaatgttAGGTGTTATAGGGGTAGTaacaaattattaatttttagaTTAATATACTTTGAAATTAAATGCAGTGTTATAATACTTTAATAGTTGGTGGTTTTGACCGGATGGAAGCTGTTACCTGCAGTGGCCGGTCTTTATTGAGCTGTgcctttacaatgaacacatggaaACTGTTTACaaatttatatacatgtttatgtacatatttatctactgtacatactcaccctgtcagaccagATACTGCAcatattatgtgtgtgtggtctttCTTAAaatcacctgtgtgcttctgcctGCTGCACCAGTACAACAAAGTAATtaccccactgagggactaataaaggtttcttattATTACTCCAGTACCGTAATTTAGGTAAACGTctacaaactgcagctgttggGGGCTGAGAATTTTTTGAACAGAGTCACTGCGTTGTACAGCCACACCTGGTGACAGTTAAAATGCAGCTTATCTGTACTCTTTGTCCTGCTTACAAAGTGTATAACGAGTCTTGCTccatattacatttttctctcATGTGATCAGTTGGCACAAATATTCACATCCTTAACACTCACTAACAGCAACTGTGTTTAGGAGAAGGGATGTATGTTTAATGGAGGTACTTTATTGATCCCCAAAGGGAAAGGAGAAAATCAGCAAATAAACCTGCCAGTGTATGTTAACTAAATATGTGGACAtcactcttattattattgaagtcttaaataaaatgtagagtTGACtgcaaataaatattattcaaCTACCCTGcttgaaactgaaaaaaaaaaacacttagcTCTGGCTTTTCTGCTTAAGTACAATAAACACTAAAGTTAAAGGaagacactttttaaaattttatttatttgttttcttttaccaggtagtcacacatgccttctgttGAAGGGGCTTGTGGTCGgtgttttagtattttattagTATGTGCTGCACAATCGCTTAGGATGTGTCCAATCTAGTGGTTGAGGAGTCTAGGCATGCTAGTCGTTAGCCTCTCCAATGCTAACGCCAGCATATCCGTGCTAATGGATAGCAAAGGGAGTATACAATCCAGTGGTTGAGGAGTCTAGGCATGCTAGTCGTTAGCCTCTCCAATGCTAACGCACATCGCGGACAACAGATGATCCAATGAGTTGCCGAGCGCGACACCAAAATTACCGCCTAAGTAAAGTGAGTAGTCGCCTTCTCATTTGTCAGCTCCGGCCGCTCAGTTACTAGTGCGGGCCTATCAGTAATCAGATCAGTAGGTGGCTTCGGATTGGATGTAGCCTCCTGCTACAAGGGAATAGCCGCCGTTGGGTGCACAATAGTCCTAATTTTGGCCCCGCTCCTGCACCATACTCCTTTCTATATGTGCCATCCGGATAGTGGGAGTTCACTTAGACGGTGATTTGGTTTTTGGTTGCACGTAGTTTGTATcatggtgtttttatttggaagtaattggatttatgttttatttgaatgtgtATTGTAACCCCGGTCCCGTCACTGTGAATGCTTGGGTTCTCGGCCGCAGCACGACTCTCTGTTATCTTGTCTTtcatattgtatttttaaagttttagttatgtttaataaaatggtaTGTGTCTGACCCACACTGACCGTTGTGACCTCATAGTTGAAGTCCCTGTGCTAGATGTGTAGTTGCACCAACAAGGTTACATATGTATAttttagagatgtgacgttcatgaacaaatagattcttttgaacgagtcttttaaatgaacgatgggaaccgattcacagctgtgagccgttcatttgtgagccattctttttatatacaaatttttgacactgccttcatcaaatcaaatcaaatcaaactttatttataaagcgcttttcatgccataggcaacacaaagttctttaaaaattaaaaacactcaatgaaatcttttaCACAgtcacaagcacacacatatacacaaaacaCGCAAAGCCCAACCTAAAAATAGCagctcaaggtgctttacagagagtaaaatcccccagaaccccaacccaagagcAGCAAGCCTACCCtccaccccttcccatcaaacacacacaaaacacagcaggtaaaagcaagttaaaaggaccttATGAAGAATGCAAAAAGAGGAGGTGCAATAGGAACTACTCAGTGCCTGATCCACCTGGCCTGTTTGATGGCCATGTCTGGCCCATGTATTTAAAACATAAGAACAtaagaaaacatttactagaatttgcactgactgctcaggtttatccttttttaactatatttttcctacaattatttaatcttgtatagtagattttatataggtacatattttgattgtttgtcattcttatatattgtgagaacgagccagtcttttgaatgtttttttttttaaaggaacggctcctcaagatccgactcccttcaaagagccataaatcccatctctaggaATCAAAgggattttccaaacacattccagagcttttttttttttttttttttttccttgttttaccACAAAGTTGAGAGTAAATGCGCACTTGAAATACAACAGCGGCTGATTTGACCACGGACACGCGAGTGACGTGATCGCAGTGGAAAACGTAGGGATACCGTTTATCTAAGCATGTACAACCCTGACATGACAACATGAAAAGTGCGATTGTGTACTCTGTGAACACAATCACCTAAGAATCCAGAGAAAAAGGCTCTATTGTCTCTAATGCGTGTTTGATAAAGTAAGACGATGTTAGTTTTATAACTAAGCAGGTTCATGAAGAAAGACGGAAAAGGGCGTATGGAACAGTGTTTttcccctccacacacacacacacacacacacacacacacacacacgcacacatacatgcacacacactttccaGATGAGACGGGCGTGACGCTGCTTTCACTTTTGTTGAGAACTTAACTCCCGCACACATACGAAAGTTTAGGGGAAAAGATGAAGACGTTGTTGTTGCTTCTCTTATGTCGCATGTCATCATCAGGtaatcacttctttttttttacataacttCTGTAAATACTGCGAATGACATAATGAACATAATGATGTATAATGTGTTCCTGCTGaatatttaaatctttcttgTAGTGAAATATTCACTGACGTTTATGTCCACTGGATTTTCTGGAGTTCCAAATATGCCAGACTTTATGATAACGACAGAATTTGGACAAATGCAACCGGAATACTGCGACAGCAACAAAATCATAAGAagttatccaggtttctgggaAAAAGTCAATCAAATTGATCCTCAGATCCTGAAATTGTACAGTGAAGGGTGTTTTGAAATTCATCCACTGGTTTACAAAGgtgttattaataaactgaaggaaaacaacacaaatgaagGTATGtaacattatgtttttttctgtttttattttctctttgtttactGTTATGTAATTCAATATCTGTGTTCACTGCAGTGTCTGCTGCTTGTTTGTCTCAGCTGTCCACATTTTACAGGGTATGGTTGGCTGTGAGTGGGATGAAAGTACTGGAGATGTGACCCCCTTTTTACGGCGTGGTTATGATGGGGAAGACTTCATGGAATtagacatgaaaacatttacatgGATTGTTCAAAACCCCCTGGCTGCCCCAATCAAACAAATGTGGGAGACCAACCCAGGTACTAAAACCATTTTGAGGCAATTCTACACTGAGATTTGTCCTCACTGGCTCAAGACGTTTGTGTCTGTTGGACCTCTTAAGGAAACAGGTACAGTAACATGATGTTAAGTAGTTTCATGAAATCAACCGTTTACATTTAGTTTGCTCAAACTgaatttagattttgttttcagtctgatTTCACCTTATTTTTTGGTTCATTTTCTGTCATAATAAGATTCATTGTGGTTCAGACAGGATGGTATAGAGACACTTTCTGATGCTCAAGTTTTACTTTCAGTCAAAGCTGAAACTACGATAGAGTTCATAATTACCAAGTAAGCAAATGGATTTTCACTGCAGGAATAGAAACACCGCTGTCAGTGAAGTGTGGTTGACGGTCCTGCTGTGAACCATGAAACAGATCTTCCTTCTTCTCTGACTGTGTGCtgttgttttactttatatcaggctgtcaaactcattttagtttAGGCCACATCACAACGTGGTGTCATGTGTCTGTAAAGAGGACCagtaaaaatgtcttaaaacctaaaaaacacTCCACGTTTCCCCCTTTGTTTTAGTGCAGTGACGTACAATTACATTATTaagatatttacattaaattaactattaatttagaaaatatagCAACTTGATATAATTATGACTGACGTACATTACAACTTACAAATCACTGTGTCTctataaaatcacaaaacatttaattacaaaatacatttcacattatgattagAATGACTTGTCAAGATCTACAAGTTGTTTAAATGTTCATACATGTTCATTTCCACATcgtgaccacctgaactgactcacctcatcatacGAAACTATGTCAGATTTATTTagttagaaaaatataaaagatgaaaCAAATTATTCCCCTGCtttgtatatttattaaatactgCATATAGACAAATTAAATAatgcacttcttttttttaaagattacagtttaagttttgtttatcattttcacttttaccaAAATGACCTCCTTTCAAACTGGACCCTCTGGTAATCTGATTTTGGCCCCTGGGCTGTATTTGACCCCCCTGCTCTTTACAGTGTTGTTATGTAATAGATGGGTTATAATTTACTTTTGTTGTGTAATTGTAGATTATAAAATGAATATCAGGACGtgtctttttaattattttatctgaaaGAAATATCAGATTGGGACTGAATtctaaaatgtgtaattatgtAGATAATGTTGTTTTCTCaccattaaaagaaatattttgtgGGTTTATTATTTACATCAAAGCATAAATGATTAGAGCTTTTGTAGTTAGTCGGCAGTCTTGTGTTTTCTGGTAAACTCTGATATAATTTACATTCTCTGGTCCTGCAAGTTCATCTATTTAAATCCTTCTCAGGAATCTCAGCCCACacattctgtttctttctttctctcctatGTGAACTTAGTTTAGACTAAATAACTTCTGATTTAACAACTGTTGGTCCATTAAAGTAAATGTGGTTTAACTCCACCATCTAATATTTTACAGCctgttttctgacattttctccTCCTGTTATTTCTTGACGTTTCTTTAGCTTTTCTCAGCTCTATGTATCAGTACTACAGTGAAAATCTTCATAATAACAAACATTTGCTGTTTGTCCTCTCATCTTCTGTCCTCCTTCACCATCTCTTGctcttctgtctctttgtccTTCTCTTTGTCGTTGTCCCTTTCTCAATCAGAGCTTCCGTCAGTGTCTCTCCTCCAGAAGACTCCCTCCTCTCCGGTCAGCTGCCACGCTACAGGTTTCTATCCTAACACAGCTCTGATGTTCTGGAGGAAAGATGGAGAGGAGATCCATGAAAATGTGGAACATGGAGAGATCTTACACAACCATGATTGGACCTTCCAGTTAAGTGTTAAATTGGAGGTTTCCTCAATCCCACCTGAAGACTGGAGGAGGTACGACTGTGTGTTTCAGTTCTCTGGTCTAGAAAACAACATCACAACCATCCTGGACAAAAACATGATCAGGACTAATTTGGGTAAGTTGGTGCAGTGAAGTTCATAAATGAAACATAATCTTGTCCATGTCATAGAGGGGATATCACTACatttagttttgttattttctccaTCAGAGTTTCCTTCTGGTGCAGTCATCGGAGGTTGTGTaggactgctgctgctgctgctctgcatcACCGGACTCTTCTTCTGGAAAAGGAAGAATAACGGTAAACACCAGAACATGTTTGTTTATACAGAAGCTG includes the following:
- the LOC121656618 gene encoding major histocompatibility complex class I-related gene protein-like, with amino-acid sequence MKTLLLLLLCRMSSSVKYSLTFMSTGFSGVPNMPDFMITTEFGQMQPEYCDSNKIIRSYPGFWEKVNQIDPQILKLYSEGCFEIHPLVYKGVINKLKENNTNEAVHILQGMVGCEWDESTGDVTPFLRRGYDGEDFMELDMKTFTWIVQNPLAAPIKQMWETNPGTKTILRQFYTEICPHWLKTFVSVGPLKETELPSVSLLQKTPSSPVSCHATGFYPNTALMFWRKDGEEIHENVEHGEILHNHDWTFQLSVKLEVSSIPPEDWRRYDCVFQFSGLENNITTILDKNMIRTNLVSPSEFPSGAVIGGCVGLLLLLLCITGLFFWKRKNNGFRPTNTSDSSEKTSDPSQRSETVEQVVP